The following are encoded together in the Glycine soja cultivar W05 chromosome 5, ASM419377v2, whole genome shotgun sequence genome:
- the LOC114411439 gene encoding probable serine/threonine-protein kinase PBL3, producing MGNCCGTRCKVDDTLNSNHSSADVTKVHRRSTHLLVHSNLNGHGYSDEGKPEIILPTPRSEGDILSSPHLKPFTLHDLKKATRNFQLDSLIGEGGFGYVYKGLINDGKSFGPTMPKSGTVVAVKKLKPEGFQGHKEWLSEVNYLGQLRHPNLVKLIGYCLEGDNRLLVYEYMPNRSLEDHIFRKGTQPLPWATRVKIAIGAAQGLSFLHDSKQQIIYRDFKASNILLDSEFNAKLSDFGLAKAGPTGDRSYVSTQVLGTHGYAAPEYIATGRLTSRCDVYSFGVVLLELLSGRHAIDNTKSGVEHNLVEWSRPYLGDRRKLFRIMDTKLEGQYPQKAAYTIAIIALQCISEAKTRPQMFEVLAALEHLRAIRHSASPSGEEKSMPSPMLKSPLGHNHPEL from the exons ATGGGAAATTGCTGTGGAACTCGTTGCAAGGTTGATGACACTTTGAACTCCAACCACAGTTCTGCAG atGTTACCAAAGTTCACCGTAGAAGCACCCATTTGTTAGTTCATTCAAATCTAAACGGGCATGGATACAGTGATGAAGGCAAACCTGAGATTATTCTCCCCACTCCAAGATCTGAAGGGGACATACTTTCTTCCCCGCATTTAAAACCCTTCACATTGCATGATCTTAAGAAGGCCACTAGAAATTTCCAGCTTGATAGTCTTATTGGAGAAGGGGGATTTGGTTATGTGTATAAGGGGTTGATTAATGATGGTAAATCCTTTGGGCCTACAATGCCTAAATCTGGAACTGTTGTAGCTGTGAAGAAGCTTAAGCCTGAAGGTTTTCAAGGGCATAAGGAGTGGCTG TCTGAAGTCAACTATCTTGGACAACTTCGCCATCCAAATCTTGTCAAACTTATTGGATACTGTCTAGAAGGAGATAACCGACTTCTAGTATATGAGTACATGCCCAACAGAAGCTTGGAAGATCATATATTTCGAA AAGGCACACAACCACTTCCTTGGGCAACAAGAGTCAAGATTGCTATTGGTGCTGCTCAAGGTCTTTCCTTCCTACATGACTCTAAGCAACAAATTATCTACCGTGATTTCAAGGCTTCTAATATATTGTTAGATTCG GAATTTAATGCAAAACTCTCAGACTTTGGATTGGCCAAAGCAGGCCCCACTGGTGATCGTTCTTATGTTTCCACTCAAGTCCTGGGAACTCATGGCTATGCTGCTCCTGAATATATTGCTACAG GTCGGTTGACTTCAAGGTGTGATGTCTATAGCTTTGGGGTTGTGCTATTGGAACTACTATCAGGGCGCCATGCTATTGATAACACAAAATCTGGAGTGGAACATAATTTGGTAGAGTGGTCAAGACCCTATTTGGGTGATAGGAGGAAGTTGTTCCGGATCATGGACACCAAGTTAGAAGGGCAATACCCACAGAAGGCAGCTTATACAATTGCAATTATTGCCTTACAATGTATTAGTGAGGCCAAGACTAGACCGCAGATGTTTGAGGTTTTGGCTGCCTTGGAACACCTGCGAGCCATTAGACATTCAGCTAGCCCATCTGGAGAAGAGAAGTCCATGCCAAGCCCTATGTTAAAATCCCCTTTGGGACATAACCATCCAGAGTTGTGA